From the genome of Deinococcus betulae, one region includes:
- the tsaE gene encoding tRNA (adenosine(37)-N6)-threonylcarbamoyltransferase complex ATPase subunit type 1 TsaE, giving the protein MTLGAWPLAPGETSTLRGLPEQQAFGAAWAALPPGSVLFLEGELGAGKTSLTQGLAQALGFTEPVTSPTYALMNLYPTPAGTLLHVDAYRVRDPAELYEMDLEALIEGSRLSVIEWGERLYADYPEAPVLHLEHMKSPETRQVTRRR; this is encoded by the coding sequence GTGACACTGGGCGCCTGGCCACTGGCGCCCGGCGAGACCAGCACGCTGCGCGGCCTCCCCGAGCAGCAGGCGTTCGGCGCCGCCTGGGCCGCCCTGCCTCCCGGCAGCGTGCTGTTTCTGGAAGGCGAGCTAGGGGCCGGCAAAACCAGCCTGACGCAGGGCCTAGCCCAGGCGCTGGGCTTTACAGAGCCCGTCACCAGCCCCACCTACGCCCTGATGAACCTCTACCCCACCCCGGCAGGCACCCTGCTGCATGTGGACGCCTACCGCGTGCGCGACCCCGCCGAACTGTACGAGATGGACCTGGAAGCGCTGATTGAAGGCAGCCGCCTGAGTGTCATCGAGTGGGGCGAGAGGCTGTATGCCGACTACCCAGAAGCGCCGGTGCTGCACCTGGAACACATGAAGAGTCCCGAAACCCGCCAGGTGACGCGGCGCCGCTAA